A genomic segment from Bacteroidia bacterium encodes:
- a CDS encoding deoxynucleoside kinase → MHVAVAGNIGSGKTTLTTLLAKHYNWTPHFEDADDNPYLNDFYEDMQRWSFNLQVYFLNSRFAQMQAIKKSKKTVIQDRTIYEDAYIFAPNLHSMGLMTTRDFESYFSLFKVMESFITPPDLLIYLRATVPNLVNNIQKRGRDYENAIRIDYLKRLNERYEAWITTYEQENKGARILFIDIDDNNFSEKKEDLGVIINKIDAEVHGLFK, encoded by the coding sequence ATGCATGTAGCTGTTGCAGGTAATATCGGATCCGGTAAAACAACCCTTACCACTCTCCTGGCAAAACATTATAACTGGACACCGCATTTCGAAGATGCCGACGATAATCCATACCTGAATGATTTTTATGAGGACATGCAGCGTTGGTCCTTTAACCTTCAGGTGTACTTTCTGAATAGCCGTTTCGCCCAGATGCAGGCCATTAAGAAGAGTAAAAAAACGGTGATCCAGGATCGGACTATTTATGAAGATGCCTACATTTTTGCGCCTAACCTGCACAGCATGGGTCTTATGACTACACGTGATTTTGAGAGTTATTTCAGTCTTTTCAAAGTCATGGAATCATTCATCACCCCCCCGGATCTGCTGATATACCTGAGAGCAACCGTACCCAACCTCGTCAATAATATCCAGAAAAGGGGTCGGGATTACGAAAATGCCATTCGTATTGATTACCTCAAGCGACTCAACGAGCGCTATGAGGCCTGGATCACTACCTATGAGCAGGAGAACAAGGGGGCAAGAATTCTCTTTATTGACATTGACGACAACAATTTTTCGGAAAAAAAGGAAGATTTGGGCGTCATTATCAATAAGATAGACGCTGAAGTTCACGGTCTGTTCAAGTAG
- a CDS encoding GH3 auxin-responsive promoter family protein, with protein MSFLNSIASWWMRKRMHQIDLFMKYPIEVQEEWLQRLLRTARDTEWGKKHGYSSISNWKEYADRVPLQNYESMSEYIDRIRKGEQNLLWPEEITCFAKSSGTTNDKSKFIPVSPESLDGCHYNGGRDMVAIYCNNRPETQLFTGKNLALAGSKETFFHADHSSEHGDLSAIVISHLPLWAEFFRLPDLSVALMNNWDEKLEKLAAATMNENVVSLAGVPSWMLVLLKHILQKKNARSLREVWPSFEVYFHGGVSFLPYRKQFEELMGGKGDFMELYNASEGFFGIQDRSGSDELLLMLDYGIYYEFLPQDQWNKAGGKTIPLGETQTGVPYSMVITTTAGLWRYDLGDTIEFTSIRPYRFRITGRTKLFINAFGEELMIDNAERALAVACEKTGAVIGEFTAGPIFMTGSETGGHEWIIEFEKEPPSLPLFSELLDNALKSLNSDYEAKRFNDYTLQMPLIRSVKKGTFFDWMKSKNRLGGQNKVPRLANDRKFLDDILQNIHAW; from the coding sequence ATGTCGTTTCTGAATTCCATAGCCAGCTGGTGGATGCGTAAGCGAATGCATCAAATCGATCTTTTCATGAAGTATCCTATTGAGGTGCAGGAAGAGTGGCTTCAGCGGCTGCTTCGCACCGCAAGGGACACGGAGTGGGGAAAAAAGCATGGGTACTCCTCGATCAGCAACTGGAAGGAATACGCGGACCGCGTGCCGCTGCAGAACTACGAATCCATGAGTGAATACATAGATCGGATCAGAAAAGGCGAACAAAACCTTCTCTGGCCGGAGGAGATCACCTGTTTCGCGAAATCTTCGGGAACAACGAATGATAAGAGCAAGTTTATTCCGGTTTCACCGGAATCGCTGGATGGGTGCCATTATAACGGAGGGCGGGATATGGTAGCCATTTATTGCAACAACCGGCCGGAAACACAACTTTTTACAGGAAAGAACCTGGCACTGGCAGGCAGCAAAGAGACTTTCTTTCATGCAGATCACAGCTCAGAGCACGGGGATCTCAGTGCGATCGTTATTTCCCATCTTCCCCTTTGGGCAGAGTTCTTTCGCCTGCCGGACCTTTCAGTGGCCCTGATGAACAACTGGGATGAGAAACTGGAGAAACTGGCGGCAGCAACCATGAACGAGAATGTGGTAAGTCTGGCGGGAGTACCTTCATGGATGCTGGTGCTCCTCAAACACATCCTGCAAAAGAAGAATGCCCGAAGCCTCCGGGAGGTCTGGCCGTCTTTTGAAGTGTATTTTCACGGCGGGGTGAGCTTCCTTCCCTACCGAAAGCAATTCGAAGAACTTATGGGCGGTAAAGGCGATTTTATGGAATTGTATAATGCATCGGAGGGATTCTTTGGTATCCAGGACCGAAGCGGATCCGATGAACTTTTACTTATGCTGGATTACGGGATCTACTACGAATTTCTTCCGCAGGATCAGTGGAACAAAGCCGGTGGTAAAACAATTCCGCTGGGTGAGACACAAACAGGTGTCCCGTACTCGATGGTAATCACTACTACCGCCGGTCTCTGGAGATATGATCTTGGTGATACGATTGAGTTTACTTCTATCCGGCCGTATCGCTTCCGGATTACGGGAAGAACAAAGCTTTTTATCAATGCGTTCGGAGAAGAACTTATGATTGATAATGCGGAAAGAGCACTGGCGGTAGCTTGCGAGAAAACGGGTGCTGTGATAGGGGAGTTTACCGCCGGACCTATTTTTATGACAGGAAGCGAGACGGGAGGTCATGAATGGATCATCGAGTTTGAGAAAGAACCGCCTTCCCTTCCCCTTTTTTCTGAGCTGCTGGATAACGCCCTGAAATCGCTTAACTCCGATTACGAAGCCAAGCGATTCAATGATTATACGCTGCAGATGCCGCTTATCCGCTCGGTAAAGAAGGGTACATTCTTTGATTGGATGAAGAGCAAAAACAGGTTGGGTGGGCAAAACAAAGTCCCTCGACTGGCCAATGATCGTAAATTCCTGGATGATATTCTTCAGAACATACATGCCTGGTAA
- a CDS encoding 3-deoxy-D-manno-octulosonic acid transferase has translation MKVLYNLGIFLYTCAIRIAALFNEKAAQWQRGRKHLWEELEQKLNGGTFRSAEERIWIHCASLGEFEQGRPLIERIRKEQPKAGILLTFFSPSGYEIRKNYPGVDIISYLPADFPGNARRFLDITVPTKVIFVKYEFWFNFLGELARRKIPHFLISGIFRTDQVFFKWYGGWFREFLKKYDRIFLQNDESASLLNTIGILSHEVSGDTRFDRVNTLAADPAGESVSEVFSKNRSVMVCGSTWPADEELLARWCETGDKKDFCLILAPHETGPAHLDGILRRFASLRPSLHSAVKNNSVPEDCRMLVIDHIGSLSKLYRYGHVCYVGGGFGSGIHNLLEAAVYGKPVFFGPQHHKFNEALELMRAGGGFCITDAKDLEMKINFLFSDPMLLRMASMTSREYVVRRTGATERLYTAIFTP, from the coding sequence ATGAAGGTTTTGTACAATCTGGGTATTTTTCTCTATACCTGCGCCATCCGGATCGCCGCACTGTTTAATGAAAAGGCTGCTCAATGGCAGCGCGGGCGGAAACACCTGTGGGAGGAACTTGAACAGAAACTAAACGGAGGAACATTCCGGTCGGCGGAGGAGCGCATTTGGATTCACTGTGCTTCCCTTGGAGAATTCGAGCAGGGGCGTCCGCTCATTGAGCGCATCCGAAAGGAACAACCCAAAGCAGGAATCCTCCTCACTTTTTTTTCACCCTCGGGGTATGAGATCCGCAAAAATTATCCGGGAGTTGACATCATCTCCTACTTACCGGCGGATTTTCCGGGTAACGCAAGACGATTTCTTGACATTACGGTACCCACCAAGGTTATTTTTGTGAAATATGAATTTTGGTTCAACTTTCTGGGAGAGCTGGCCCGGCGCAAGATCCCTCACTTTCTGATCTCCGGCATTTTTCGGACGGATCAGGTGTTTTTCAAATGGTACGGTGGTTGGTTTCGGGAATTTCTCAAGAAATATGACCGGATTTTTTTGCAGAATGACGAATCCGCCTCCCTACTCAATACCATCGGCATTCTTTCGCATGAGGTGAGTGGTGACACGCGTTTTGACCGCGTGAACACTCTGGCGGCCGATCCGGCAGGAGAATCTGTTTCGGAAGTCTTTTCAAAAAACCGCAGCGTGATGGTATGCGGGAGCACCTGGCCCGCAGACGAAGAGTTGCTGGCCCGCTGGTGTGAGACCGGCGACAAGAAAGACTTCTGTTTAATTCTTGCACCTCACGAGACCGGCCCGGCTCACCTGGACGGAATACTCAGGAGGTTTGCTTCCCTTCGTCCGAGCCTGCATTCCGCGGTTAAAAACAATTCTGTTCCGGAAGACTGCCGAATGTTAGTGATTGATCACATTGGCTCACTCTCCAAACTATACCGATACGGGCACGTATGCTATGTTGGAGGCGGGTTCGGTTCCGGAATCCACAATTTACTGGAGGCCGCCGTTTACGGAAAACCGGTTTTTTTCGGACCACAGCATCATAAATTCAATGAAGCGCTAGAGCTCATGCGTGCGGGGGGCGGTTTCTGTATAACCGATGCAAAGGATCTGGAAATGAAAATAAACTTTCTCTTCAGTGATCCCATGCTTCTTCGAATGGCTTCGATGACAAGCAGAGAATACGTAGTTCGCCGAACCGGAGCTACCGAACGCCTCTACACCGCTATTTTTACGCCTTAG
- the panB gene encoding 3-methyl-2-oxobutanoate hydroxymethyltransferase, translating into MSAVKKKEAKRITTHVLQEMKRSGEKISMLTAYDFTMARILDAAGIDVILVGDSASNVMHGHETTLPITLDEMVSHAAGVVKAVTRSLIVVDLPFGTYQGNSKEALNSAVRLMKETGAHAVKLEGGAEVVESVERILSAGIPVMGHLGLTPQSIYKFGTYTVRAREKAEAKRLMEDAHVLENAGCFALVLEKIPAALAGKVAKELAIPVIGIGAGGQVDGQVLVTHDMLGLTYEFSPRFLRRYLNLFDEIKGAVESYIKDVKRKDFPNKNEQY; encoded by the coding sequence ATGTCAGCCGTAAAGAAAAAAGAAGCAAAGCGCATTACGACCCACGTTCTGCAGGAAATGAAACGCAGCGGGGAGAAAATCTCCATGCTTACGGCCTATGATTTTACAATGGCACGTATTCTGGATGCTGCAGGCATTGATGTGATTTTGGTGGGCGATAGTGCCTCCAATGTAATGCATGGCCACGAGACGACCCTGCCGATCACCCTCGATGAGATGGTTTCGCATGCGGCGGGTGTGGTGAAAGCAGTCACCCGTTCTCTGATTGTAGTGGATCTTCCATTCGGAACTTACCAGGGAAATTCCAAGGAAGCACTCAATTCAGCTGTCCGGCTGATGAAAGAGACCGGGGCTCATGCGGTAAAGCTGGAAGGTGGCGCAGAGGTGGTCGAAAGTGTTGAACGGATTCTCTCTGCCGGTATACCGGTGATGGGCCATCTGGGACTTACCCCGCAGTCTATTTATAAGTTCGGTACCTATACTGTGCGGGCGCGCGAAAAGGCAGAAGCAAAAAGACTGATGGAGGATGCACATGTCCTGGAAAACGCAGGTTGTTTTGCACTGGTACTTGAAAAGATCCCTGCGGCACTCGCCGGTAAAGTGGCAAAGGAACTTGCTATTCCTGTGATCGGGATCGGAGCGGGAGGACAGGTGGATGGTCAGGTACTGGTGACTCATGATATGCTTGGACTTACTTATGAATTTTCTCCGCGCTTTCTCCGCCGTTATCTGAATCTTTTTGATGAAATAAAAGGAGCCGTTGAAAGTTATATAAAGGATGTGAAACGTAAGGATTTTCCTAACAAGAACGAGCAGTACTGA
- a CDS encoding RluA family pseudouridine synthase, protein MEILYEDNHLIILNKCPGEIVQGDKTGDVPLSEKLKQFLKDKYGKPGNVFVGVAHRLDRPVSGVVIFAKTSKALARLNEMLRNREIEKTYWAVVSGDPPPEGHLIHYLRKNQEKNISRAYEKEVQGSLRAELKFHRVTSSDHYHLLEVNLMTGRHHQIRAQLSAAGFPIKGDVKYGARRANEDRSIHLHSRKTVFLHPVKREMLEITAPPPADALWQALQGISK, encoded by the coding sequence ATGGAGATCCTTTACGAAGACAATCACCTCATTATTCTTAATAAGTGCCCTGGAGAAATAGTTCAGGGAGATAAAACCGGTGATGTTCCCCTTTCGGAAAAACTGAAGCAGTTTCTGAAAGATAAATACGGAAAACCAGGAAATGTTTTTGTTGGAGTGGCTCATCGTCTGGATCGCCCGGTGAGCGGTGTTGTGATTTTTGCGAAAACTTCCAAAGCGCTGGCCCGTTTAAACGAAATGTTACGGAACAGGGAAATTGAGAAAACCTATTGGGCAGTGGTCAGCGGCGATCCTCCTCCGGAGGGGCATCTCATTCACTATCTCCGGAAAAATCAGGAAAAGAATATAAGCAGGGCATACGAAAAGGAAGTGCAGGGCAGCCTGCGTGCTGAGCTTAAATTCCACCGGGTCACTTCATCGGATCATTACCACCTGCTGGAGGTAAACCTGATGACCGGACGGCATCACCAGATCAGGGCGCAGCTCAGTGCTGCAGGCTTTCCCATTAAAGGAGATGTTAAGTATGGTGCACGGCGTGCGAATGAGGACCGGTCTATTCATCTGCATTCCAGAAAGACGGTATTTCTTCACCCCGTAAAACGGGAAATGCTGGAAATTACCGCCCCACCTCCTGCTGACGCACTATGGCAGGCATTGCAGGGCATAAGTAAATAG
- a CDS encoding T9SS type A sorting domain-containing protein: MKHHITLLSAWILSVALFAQTTLTFNYTGSVQTFVVPANVYLLSVDAFGGQGADNGPAPGGLGGRVQALISVNPGDILNIYVGGAGINSLSQPASAFDGGGGVYSYTSCGTAGTGGGGTDIRFNGTTLSDRIVVAGGGGGAGGYVSGNQTYAGGAGGGLIGGDGVIWPSWPQSAGGGGTQSVGGAGGIACCSCPQYTTGGALGVGGNGSGDCAGGGGGGGGYYGGGGSCFGGGGGGSSYTGTNVTQVVHTQGYQTGNGIVIISYNVSSTGIPGEYFSANSVYPNPFRDVLFLNLSVFPGAGFILTDITGRTVLEGIAGAGVTELSTSSLLQGTYLLTISTPEGVFRRTLVKKD; encoded by the coding sequence ATGAAACATCACATCACACTCCTGTCCGCCTGGATATTGTCCGTAGCGCTGTTTGCGCAAACCACACTTACATTTAACTACACGGGCAGTGTCCAGACCTTTGTGGTTCCAGCCAATGTCTATCTTCTTTCTGTGGATGCGTTCGGTGGGCAAGGAGCGGATAATGGTCCGGCACCGGGAGGCCTGGGCGGAAGGGTTCAGGCATTGATAAGTGTGAACCCCGGTGACATTTTAAATATTTATGTGGGAGGGGCCGGTATCAATTCACTCAGTCAGCCGGCTTCTGCTTTTGATGGCGGAGGTGGTGTGTATTCTTATACTTCATGCGGTACGGCAGGTACCGGAGGTGGTGGAACGGATATACGGTTTAATGGCACAACACTGAGCGACAGAATCGTGGTGGCAGGAGGTGGCGGAGGCGCCGGCGGATATGTTTCCGGAAATCAAACCTACGCCGGGGGTGCAGGTGGTGGTCTCATCGGAGGCGATGGTGTTATATGGCCTTCCTGGCCCCAGTCAGCAGGTGGCGGAGGAACACAGTCGGTCGGTGGTGCCGGAGGTATCGCCTGTTGCTCGTGTCCACAATATACTACCGGAGGCGCTCTGGGCGTAGGAGGTAATGGTTCCGGCGATTGTGCAGGCGGCGGTGGCGGCGGCGGCGGATATTACGGTGGGGGTGGTTCTTGCTTCGGCGGCGGCGGCGGCGGATCCAGTTACACTGGAACGAATGTAACGCAGGTAGTCCATACACAGGGTTACCAGACCGGAAACGGAATCGTGATTATCAGCTACAATGTTAGCTCAACAGGAATCCCAGGTGAATATTTTTCAGCTAATTCTGTTTATCCGAATCCTTTTCGCGACGTGTTGTTCCTGAACCTGTCCGTGTTTCCGGGAGCAGGTTTCATTCTCACGGATATCACTGGAAGAACAGTGCTTGAGGGAATAGCCGGAGCCGGTGTAACTGAGCTTTCTACTTCTTCTTTGTTACAGGGCACCTATCTGCTGACAATCAGCACACCGGAAGGAGTCTTCCGGAGAACCCTGGTAAAGAAAGACTAA
- a CDS encoding DNA polymerase/3'-5' exonuclease PolX, which translates to MNTQEVAAALKLTGRLMELHGENQFKIRALGNAAFKLTRSGLDLSRLSKEEIEAIEGIGKGIAAKIVELMSTGTSAELEALRRKTPDGVIRLMDVKGLGPKKVFHLWRELGIENIGELLYACRENRLVALKGFGIKTQEEVRKNVEYLLSNEGSFHYATVEPVALACLDKLRNDLKTNVEIVGEVRRKMEVIRTVQYLASSKRELSDKWTVEGLRLEIASVAPEIFYREVLKRSAAEEFLNELGPLQNGNSMEEVFENSGLKPVPAEWMETRKAAIASREHKVPQLIDWQDLRGCLHNHSLWSDGLHSLKDMAVACKELGLEYFGICDHSRSASYAGGLTIEKVYEQHREIDALNEELKPFRILKGIESDILSDGSLDYPEEVLAEFELVVASVHQNLKMEEVKATERLIRAIENPYTHILGHPCGRLLLSRPGYPLQYSKIIDACAANGVAIELNANPWRLDIDWRWIHECMNKGVKISINPDAHEREGMLDMHYGIYAARKGGLTADYCLNALTLADLMKYLKKN; encoded by the coding sequence GTGAACACACAGGAAGTCGCCGCAGCGTTGAAACTTACGGGGAGGCTGATGGAGCTTCACGGAGAGAATCAGTTTAAAATCCGTGCGCTGGGCAACGCGGCTTTTAAGCTCACCAGGTCCGGGCTGGATCTTTCGAGACTAAGTAAGGAGGAAATTGAAGCGATCGAGGGCATCGGGAAAGGAATTGCGGCCAAGATTGTGGAGCTGATGTCAACGGGAACCAGTGCGGAACTGGAAGCTTTACGGAGAAAAACTCCCGACGGGGTAATACGATTGATGGATGTGAAAGGTCTGGGCCCTAAAAAGGTGTTTCATCTTTGGAGAGAACTGGGCATTGAAAATATTGGTGAATTGCTCTATGCATGCAGGGAGAACCGTCTGGTTGCTCTGAAGGGATTCGGAATAAAAACGCAGGAGGAGGTCCGCAAGAATGTCGAATACCTCTTGTCCAATGAGGGAAGTTTTCATTATGCTACGGTTGAGCCGGTAGCATTAGCCTGTTTAGATAAACTCAGAAATGATCTGAAAACGAACGTGGAGATAGTAGGAGAAGTCAGAAGAAAAATGGAAGTGATCCGAACGGTTCAGTACCTCGCATCATCTAAACGAGAACTGAGTGACAAATGGACCGTAGAAGGTTTACGCCTGGAGATAGCCTCGGTGGCACCGGAAATTTTTTACAGGGAGGTTTTGAAGCGATCGGCCGCGGAAGAATTCCTGAATGAACTGGGTCCCCTGCAGAATGGCAACTCCATGGAGGAGGTATTCGAAAATTCCGGACTAAAACCGGTGCCTGCTGAATGGATGGAAACGCGTAAGGCGGCCATTGCTTCCAGAGAGCACAAGGTTCCACAGCTGATTGACTGGCAGGATTTACGCGGATGTCTTCATAATCATTCCTTATGGAGTGATGGACTGCATTCTTTGAAGGACATGGCCGTAGCTTGTAAGGAGCTGGGGCTGGAGTACTTTGGCATTTGCGACCATTCGCGTTCCGCTTCCTATGCAGGCGGACTTACTATTGAAAAGGTCTATGAGCAGCACCGTGAAATTGATGCATTGAATGAGGAACTGAAACCCTTCCGGATTCTTAAGGGAATTGAATCCGATATTTTGAGCGACGGATCGCTGGACTATCCTGAAGAAGTTCTTGCGGAGTTTGAATTGGTTGTGGCTTCCGTTCATCAGAACCTGAAAATGGAAGAGGTAAAGGCTACCGAACGACTGATCAGGGCTATTGAAAACCCTTATACTCATATCCTGGGGCATCCCTGCGGACGCCTCCTGCTGAGCCGGCCAGGATACCCTCTGCAGTACTCAAAAATTATCGACGCATGCGCCGCGAACGGAGTGGCAATCGAGCTGAACGCGAATCCATGGAGACTGGACATCGACTGGCGATGGATACATGAATGCATGAACAAAGGGGTGAAGATATCGATCAATCCGGATGCACATGAAAGGGAAGGAATGCTGGATATGCATTATGGAATATATGCGGCGCGTAAGGGTGGTCTTACGGCCGACTATTGTTTAAATGCCTTAACACTTGCGGATCTTATGAAATACCTGAAGAAGAACTGA
- a CDS encoding T9SS type A sorting domain-containing protein, which translates to MRLIFVALASLGIQINSIGQLLYDTAMWVPNGPVHSMVRYNNDLIIGGDFNYVGKALGYGMAVDTVNGVPVFYGFPEVDGPVYAVFPDTWGGWFIGGDFTLVGGQPRKNLAHISKSGHLYPGFNPSPDGAVYAIWVVPSNASSGIPRPEVYVGGDFTIIGGETRHHLAVLNPYNGAPYINWDPVLNGRVRCITGKGRSTVYVGGDFTLVNGYSKLRLAEFNQVNGAVYVAETLKVFNNAFNASVEALYYAYGELFIGGAFTTVDNQQRKYLVKYIAGADSIDTGFNPGVNGPVYTIGKEGYVVKYGSTGPPPPARIGDHQEYNERMFMDTTILFGGFFSLVGGQPRINIAEVSTTDGSVTSLNIQTNGPVNSLNWSKRNGDIFIGGNFTLVNGQPRRHFAQTDSLGAIKNLQFNVSDPVRCLALSDSLLYLGGEFVCRDGVERNNIAAIDLTTKTAGSFNIGADRYVSSMVLTGTGKLLVGGNFLALGGQPRMGVGGIDLNTNSVMPFVANANGLVRTVTYIGNKMYFGGLFSTVNNIPRTNMGCVNIVTGQLENWHPDPNGTVNSIEAGSDRIWVGGYYTSIGGFQKNHLAVVDTLGGYCITSFNAAVNDGIYDLDVDGSRLYLGGWFSTLGSQPRSNAGMMDPYSAAVSSFNPNPSNYVRSVQQIDPSTVVIGGDFTLVGGQDRDHMALVTSATGTLLPLNPGLNRAPLCYIKENNILYTGGLHTAISGRVHAFLNAINLQYTPGFPESDYPHQLLIYPNPAGEFIMVSLASPVDGMSLVIRDMTGREVLRVIITGAEAMLNISDLTPGIYMVGAEGGHISFQQKLIITR; encoded by the coding sequence ATGCGTTTAATTTTTGTAGCTCTGGCAAGCCTGGGAATTCAGATCAATTCCATCGGCCAATTGCTGTACGATACCGCCATGTGGGTCCCCAACGGACCTGTTCATTCCATGGTTCGGTACAATAATGACCTTATCATAGGCGGGGATTTTAATTATGTGGGGAAAGCACTTGGGTATGGAATGGCAGTGGATACCGTCAATGGGGTGCCGGTCTTTTACGGATTTCCCGAAGTGGATGGTCCTGTATACGCCGTTTTCCCGGATACATGGGGTGGATGGTTTATTGGTGGGGATTTTACACTGGTGGGAGGACAACCCCGGAAGAATCTCGCACATATTTCCAAATCAGGGCATCTTTATCCGGGTTTTAATCCGTCACCGGACGGAGCGGTTTATGCCATATGGGTAGTGCCCTCCAATGCCTCCTCAGGCATTCCCAGACCGGAAGTGTATGTTGGCGGAGATTTCACCATCATCGGTGGAGAGACACGACACCATTTGGCGGTACTCAACCCCTATAACGGTGCTCCTTATATTAACTGGGATCCAGTACTTAACGGAAGAGTCCGGTGTATTACAGGTAAAGGAAGAAGTACTGTTTACGTCGGCGGTGATTTTACATTGGTCAACGGATATTCGAAGCTGCGGCTGGCAGAATTTAACCAGGTTAACGGTGCCGTGTATGTAGCGGAGACACTTAAAGTTTTCAATAATGCGTTCAATGCCTCCGTGGAGGCCTTATATTATGCTTACGGGGAATTATTTATCGGAGGGGCTTTTACCACCGTTGACAATCAGCAGCGCAAGTATTTGGTAAAATATATCGCCGGGGCAGACTCCATTGACACAGGTTTTAATCCGGGTGTAAACGGCCCTGTTTATACCATCGGTAAGGAAGGATATGTAGTAAAGTACGGAAGTACAGGACCTCCGCCTCCCGCGCGAATCGGCGACCACCAGGAATATAATGAGCGCATGTTCATGGATACCACGATTCTCTTCGGTGGATTTTTTTCGCTCGTGGGAGGGCAACCTAGAATCAATATAGCCGAAGTGAGTACTACGGACGGGTCGGTGACTTCACTTAATATTCAAACCAACGGCCCTGTCAACAGCCTGAACTGGTCAAAACGGAATGGTGATATTTTTATTGGCGGAAATTTTACTCTTGTTAATGGCCAGCCACGACGACATTTCGCTCAGACAGATTCTCTGGGAGCAATAAAAAATCTCCAATTTAATGTGTCAGATCCGGTGCGATGCCTGGCGCTAAGCGATTCGCTTCTATATCTCGGAGGAGAGTTTGTCTGCCGCGACGGTGTGGAAAGAAACAATATCGCCGCTATTGATCTGACTACTAAAACCGCAGGGAGTTTTAATATCGGAGCCGACCGGTATGTCTCTTCTATGGTGCTTACCGGCACTGGCAAACTTCTGGTTGGCGGTAATTTTCTTGCACTGGGCGGACAACCGCGTATGGGTGTGGGAGGGATTGATCTGAATACGAATTCTGTGATGCCCTTTGTTGCAAATGCTAACGGGCTTGTGCGAACAGTTACATACATTGGAAATAAGATGTATTTCGGCGGATTGTTTTCCACCGTGAATAATATCCCCCGTACGAACATGGGTTGCGTAAATATTGTGACAGGCCAATTGGAGAACTGGCATCCTGATCCCAACGGTACGGTCAATTCTATAGAAGCGGGTTCAGACAGGATATGGGTAGGAGGATATTATACAAGCATCGGAGGTTTTCAGAAAAATCATCTTGCCGTTGTAGATACACTCGGCGGATATTGTATTACTTCTTTTAACGCAGCGGTGAATGATGGTATCTATGATCTGGATGTAGATGGTTCCCGTCTTTACCTGGGCGGCTGGTTCAGCACATTAGGTTCCCAACCCAGAAGCAATGCGGGCATGATGGATCCGTATTCCGCTGCGGTCAGTTCCTTTAATCCCAACCCCTCGAATTATGTGCGATCCGTTCAGCAAATTGATCCGTCTACGGTGGTGATAGGGGGTGACTTTACCTTAGTGGGAGGACAAGACCGCGACCATATGGCTCTGGTGACCTCAGCCACTGGCACTCTTCTGCCGCTGAACCCCGGACTGAACAGAGCCCCGCTGTGTTATATCAAGGAAAACAACATACTTTATACCGGCGGATTGCATACAGCTATTTCAGGAAGAGTTCACGCATTTCTGAACGCCATCAATTTACAATACACCCCCGGATTCCCGGAATCGGACTACCCTCATCAATTGCTGATCTATCCAAATCCGGCCGGGGAATTTATTATGGTTAGCCTGGCATCTCCGGTGGACGGAATGAGTCTGGTCATCCGGGATATGACGGGAAGGGAAGTGCTGCGGGTAATAATCACCGGGGCGGAAGCCATGCTGAATATTTCAGATCTTACTCCGGGTATTTATATGGTTGGAGCAGAGGGAGGGCATATCTCATTTCAGCAGAAACTGATTATAACCCGATAA